aatgataaaaattaaaggttACTTaacctaaaattaaataatattgtcCCATATTGATTAAGATGACTATGTGTGAGTTAAATGATCTCGACTTATAAATTAAAGGATTGTGATGTCCTTTTAATcctttttagggttaatgtcttaaaaactcACCAATTtcacacgttttctcaatttaattataCTTTTTGAAAAGTATCATACTACCGACTTTTTTTGTTCAAATCCATACCCGAAGTCATAATTTGTTGAGGTGACATCTATTTTTTGGTATAATCTGCTGAGGTAGAGAGGTCATTTTTCGGTTGTCACCTTAACAAATTATGACtctgtgtatgaatttgagaaaaaaaaatagtgtcCAAATAAAGCACTTTTAAAAggatgattaaattgaaaaaatatataaaatttagacCTTTTTATGATATTTACCTTTTTTATTACTATATAATTCTATTTCTCATTAAGATAATTTTTGAAGTGCAAAAAAGTGTCGGCTTCAACTTCTTCCATCATTATTTACCCAACTAAATAAATGTAATAAAtggaaatcaaaattttacCCTATTATAGGTCCATcattattgattttatattagtcaaaaattagaataatttccaattatcatataaaaaaatattactccaATGCTCCATCAACTTTAgatgtgttatgtgtttttttaCTCACTTTATCACTCTTCTTCTACTTCtaataaattcattaatttaaaattacagcCTATAAGTCAATTAGAGACCAGGTAGAGTTAAAGCTTTTTACCCAAATCAGATGTAAGTAGCTCTCAAGATTTTTGGCAACATAATTAATTGACATGATACCCTATCCTGTAAAATTGAACACAATTATTTATTAGTGGGTAAGAACTCTTTcttatttatatactaatttattttatattagtcaaaaattagaataatttccaattatcatataaaaaaatattactccaATGCTCCATCAACTTTAgatgtgttatgtgtttttttaCTCACTTTATCACTCTTCTTCTACTTCtaataaattcattaatttaaaattacagcCTATAAGTCAATTAGAGACCAGGTAGAGTTAAAGCTTTTTACCCAAATCAGATGTAAGTAGCTCTCAAGATTTTTGGCAACATAATTAATTGACATGATACCCTATCCTGTAAAATTGAACACAATTATTTATTAGTGGGTAAGAACTCTTTcttatttatatactaatttattgacaactctattaaaaaaaatatgattaaattagttaaattaattattttgtctaattttctatttttgtccttcaattattttttaaatatataaataatatattaatgactaataatttttttattggtgtgttttatattaatattaaaactaacatttattttatgttgaaatatgagaaaattaattgatttaaagataattatacatatttattaGGAATAAGTAAgacttttagttttaaattaccttTTAAATATAGAAGGTGACCTATAATTCGAGACGCCAAAAATAGCAAGACGCCATATTTTAGTGGGACGGGGAGAGGCCTATTTATTCTAAGGCATCAGTCTGTAATTACTAGTATTCGCACGAGTTTTAAAAAACCAGCTATTTATTTTctaatgttttaataaattaaaaaattaaccattTGCTCTCTGAAATTAGATCAATAGCTTTTTACATTTGGTTTGTAGTCCAAATAAGCCTTTTATGTATAAAAAGGTCTAAATATGTATTTCAtgtatgaaaaaatttaaatattttcacgACACTACGGAATCCGCTCCAAGTAGTCCCATAAATACTCATATCATATACACTTATTTACATTCATTCATTTTACCAAAAAAACcctactaatttaatatttgagtGTTTATGAGGCAAACCAACTCAAAGTCTTTCGAGTTTACTTTGTTACTTGTATATAAGAGATTGCATATTAAAGTTTTGAAAATTTAGTTATGCATCAATAAGCACTAACGTCACTTGTGATTATCGATGAAATCAAGTAGAGTCAAAACGGAATACGATTAAGTTCGAAGTTAGCCCGATTTTactatttaaagtttgaaaaGCGATTTCAGCTTGACCGGAGTTTATTTTAGAAGCTCGATCTcgaattcataaaaaaaattacattcaaACTCTACTCAATTACTATAAATATGTACaactagaaaaaaatttataaaaatttgattagGCTTGCGAGTTTATTGAATCGAGATTTTGATGCTCAAATCCAAATTTTGAGTTTGGGgtgatattttaacttttttatgcATACAAGCAACGTTCAATTTTCATACATAggggtatttttgaaaaatatcatACATAAACATGTATATACTCCCTCCCTCACACAAAAATAGGCAAGATTGTTATTCTGAGCGTTCCAAAATATTGACAAAgttgaaatatatatttgaatagTAAATTTGAATTACCAATATTGTCCTTCATCAATTTCAACCACTTTTGCTATATTTTCTAAATCATcattaattattagtttatcCAATAGCAAACTGCTCAAATAGAATAAACACTGGACATCAAACTATTAGGTCGTAGGTACAATTCCTCCTATAAGCGTTTTCCTCCAAAATTATCAAAAGAAAAGTAATagcaaattttcttttttaaaagtgaattacaatttaaaaaataataattaacttttcgataaaataaattaataaaatttaaaatatttaagtatttaaattaaaattattattgaaaattaataaaaaatactacTTTAATCTctatttcttaattcttgtgcaagtttaattttatatattttgatgcGTTGGAGAGAGTATAAGTATTTTTGTACATGAAATAGGACATATTTAGACCACGAAAAACATGAAGGATATTTAAATACTTCAGGTTTAAGCTACTGTGTGAGATTTCAAATAAGCAAAAATTAACAGTTTTAACGGTGTTACAAGAAGAGAGCTGACCTTTGTATCGAAATGGTTGGTCCAAAACTTGGCATGAGACCTTTCGTAAGGATGAGAGGGCAGCAATGgagatttaaaacaaaaaaccaaaaCACGATGATGCAAGCCTCCTTCCCCAACTCTAACCTTAAACTTTCAGGCCACCATGCTTAGGCTACCAGTTCAGCAAGGCAGACCATTGCTAGCAGGTCAGGAATGGACAACAATAACCTAGATGTGGTGGAGAAACATAACAGTCCAAACGTGACTGACTTTGAAAACTTTCTAAACTATTGGAGATTTTATGACCTAAAAAAGGTGTTTGCTAGGTATGGGGTGATTGGTAGAGTTTCTTTGGTAACGAAACTTACCAAACGTAACGTTAGTTTTGGATTTTTAGTTTCAGATTCAAACAAAGCAATGTCCTGGATTATTGAAAGATTGAAAATGGTCTCACTAGGAAAATTTAGGTTGAGAGCTTTTCTTTCAAAATTCCTTGAGAGAAGAAGTGTTGTATTGGTGGTTCAGAAACCGGTCACCCAGCCATCTAGGGTTGTGTCTTCACCTTTGTTTCGTGACAAACAAACATATAAGGATGTTGCGTTGAGGGACATGGATTCAGATAATAGTACGTAGGTTAGGGCCCTAATTACGCATGATTTGCGTATTTCAATCCCTTATGAACTGATTTTAGCTGAAAATGAATCGATGCATCGATCCATCGTTGCTAGGGTTTCTGACATAACAACGATTTTAAAGTCAAAGAGGTTCCTTGCTGTTCAGAATATTGTTGTCGAGAAGATTGCTTTATTGGGAAGTAATGCACTTCTGATCACTTTTGCTTTAATGAAATTGGCAGAGAATTTTCTGTTATATTCTAGGCCACGATTGATGAATTTCTTCCGATGGATAGAAGATTTCAATCAAGCCTTTACATGATTGGTTTGGTTAACAATATCGGGACTACCTATTTGTTTATAGTCGGCTGATGTTTTTAAGGAAATTGGGAACGCTATTGATGAAACTATCATTGTTCACCCTACGGTTAATGAGATTGACCGTCTAGACTCGGGCCTTGTTCTTATTTCAAGTGCATGTAGTTTTATCAAGCACTCGGTTAAGGTGAATTATGGAGATATATATATCCTTTTCTGTTTATGTTATGGAATCAGCTTTGACTATGGATTTTGACGAGGTTGGAAGTGTCAATATCTTTACTCAGGATAACATTCATAAACTCTTGGAGAATGTTAGATCTCCATTGAATGAGAATAATGAATTTTTGCATTAGGACGTTGGTGTTGGGCGTACTATGGAAGAGTTCGTCCTCTCACCTGAGTTCAGTAATGGTGTTGTGAGGCTGAACTCATGTGAAGCCAATGCTGCAATTTAAAGGGGATATAGTGAAGGAACGATGGACTTACTATTCAATGGCTCTACAAATTTAGTCGATTTGGTATCAACACCAGAACTATCCTCCAAATGGGTTGAATTTAATGAAGACGTACATGCAAAGGTGTCTACTAATGATCAGTATAAAAAAAGTCGAAGATGTTGTAGTGATTGCCCTTTCTAATGGTAACACGTCAAACATGAACAGAGTGAGGGTGGATATCGTTACATCTAATCAAAATGATGAAATTAACAAGACTTGGAAGATGAGGTATGATTTgggaatttttaaaatagaggACAAATCAGCAACTCCGAGAGACTTATCGAACATGATATGTGGCGAGCAATGAGCTTCACTATCACGgggtttatttaattttttatgtcttCACCACTTACTTTTGTGTCTTGGAATTGTAGAGGTGGTTTATTAAAtagtagaaaataaaattttattcgcAAGTTGGTCTCTGTTCATAACTTATCGTTTACTGGGTAAATTGAATCTAAAAAGGAGAATATTAATGATTTTCTTAGTAGATATTTATGGCCTAACTGGATTTTGATTATGCTTGGGTTCCCTCTATTGATGCCTCGGGTGGGTTATGAAACTCTGCTTTGTTGAGAAATGTCACTATTGCTAAAGGGGGGAGATGTATTGCTTTGAACTTTGTTCATGATTATGTTTGTTGTTGTCATATCCATGCTAGTAATATGGCGTCAGAGAGATTATTGTTATGGAATGAGCTTAcaagtttattgggttttcCGGGTATGATTATCATTAGTGGGGATTTTAATGAAACTTTGACTCCACAAGAAAGATTGAATAGTTTTGGATACTATGCTTCTATGTGGCTTTTTGCAATTTTGTTAACAGCTATGAGTTGTTAGATCTACCTCTCCAAGGAAAACTATTCACATGACAAAATTCTTTCTCCAAATCTTGTATTGACAGATGTTTGCTTTCAGCTACTACAGGATCAACTTGGCCATATATGTCCTTAAAGGCTTTGCTTGGAGGTCAGTCAGACCATCTctctatttgtttttgttctgctAGTATTTTTGATAGGGGGCTAAATCTTTTCAATCGATTGATGCTTGATGGGATCATGATGCTTTTGGGTTATTTTTGGCTGAGAGTTGGAATTCCGTCTGTGCCAACTTTCCTAATCTCATCCAGAGATTAAAGGATTCAAGGCAAAAATTAGAGCATggaattcaaatattttttggGACCAGAACAAGAAAATTCAGGAGCTTGCACAGAGTATTTTAGCTAGAGATTTAGCAGCTGAGTCGGGTTCTCAGTCCATTGAAGATCTAGCCAAAACTTCAAATCTTAGAGCAGAGTTATGGAGAGCAAAAAAACGAGTGGAATCTCTATGTGTCCAAAAATATAGACTCAAATGGAATATTGAGGGTGATAAAAATACTAAGTTCTTCCACAACATGGTTTTCTCTCATTATAGAAATAATCATATTTCATCTATTCTTGTGGAAGAAACCGTTATTCAGAGCCAAAAGACATCAGATTTCACATCAGGAAGTTCTACAATGACTTGTATAGTAAGAAAATAGGGAGTATGTTTGATATTTCTGGTCTCGAttttgaccgtatgaccaattTGCAGGCTGATTCATTGATTAAGTTGTTTGAGGAGTCTGAGATTTTCAATACTCTCTCTTCTTGTGGTGTTAATAAAGCCCTAGGTCCAGAAGAGCTTTGTCAGTGATGAAGAATGCCATTGTTGATTTTTTTGTGAGGTTCCAAAGTTTTAGTACCTTACCTAAAGATATTAATTCTTCTTTTATGGTTCTGGTTCCAAAAGTAACAAGATCTTCAAACATCAAGGATTATCTTAGCCTTGTCAATGGGCTATATAAGATGCTTTCAAAAGATCTTACCAGGAGATTAGCCCATATTCTGTCTAATGTAATTTCGGATTGTCGACACGCTTTTTTGAAAGGCGGGGGTATTCTGGAATGTTCTATGATAGATAATGAGCTTGTTCACGTTGGTACCTGAAGTAAGGATAAATTGCTTGTTTTGAAACTCGACTTCCATGAAGCTTTTGCCTTTATTGATTGAGACTGTGAATTTTCCAGAAAAGTGGATTAAATGGATGTTTTGTCGTTTATCTTTGGCTTCTATTATGGTGCTTATTAATAGTAGCCTAGTGGATCCGATTGGTTTAAAAAGAGGTGTTCGCCAGGGAGATCCAATTTCACCTTACATGTTTCTCATTGCTGTAGAGGGCCTAAAAAGAATTTTAGACAGGTCAGGTTTTTTGGGGTTTACTCAGAGGTTTCGGTTTTCGGTAGCGCATGACCCTATATCCATGTTGCAATTTGCTGATGATACAATTTTGTACTTGTCGTTCGATATTGAGCAATTATAAAATCTAACATGGATTCTACGCTGTTTTGAGTTAATCTCTGGGTTAACAAATAATTTCTATAAAAACTCTATTATGGGAGTTAATGTTAGTGAGACTGATTTGTCGTTAACAACGCAAATAGTTGGATGCAAGGCTAACTCTATCCCTATCAAACATTTGGGTCTTTTGTTATCTAATAGAAAGCTCTCTATTCGCTTCTAGGATTTTATTGGAAATCGGCTTTGGGTAATTTCACTCTGGCTTCATTTAGCAAATTGCTAATTGTCGGTGTTGAGGAGGAAGTTGCTGCCCAGAATGTTATGAACCAGACTGGGTTTGTTCGGTCAGCTGCTCAGGTTCAAAGGAGGTAGAGAATGGATCGATTTTCAGCAATTAATTGTCAAGTTGGGAATGCAGGTTTTTAACTCTGCTTTGCGTGATGTTTCTGTGATAATTGTGGCGGGAAATATGTCACCTTCTACAAGAATTCATAATAGGCAATCTTTCCGGGAAGGAATTGCTTTGGATATTATTCAGAGTCATGCAGCTCTGTTTATGCAAGTTTGGAAATTTTTAGCGCCTTGAGTTAAGTTTTTTAATGTGATTTGCACTACATAACAAAGTTcattctctttattttttttggcaatTCACACAATTGTCAATTTGGATAATTATATGTGCTCTCTTTGTGATGCTGTGAAAAGATaagcatatatttttattcactATAGTTTTGCTAGAAGCATTTGATGTGatattttacaaaagttagatGTCGTTTGGATTTTTCCATCTTCTTTTGTGGAATTTATACTTCACTGGTAGGATATTATCCCTAGAGGTCTCTACAAAAATTTATGGCAAGTTTTTTGGTTGCTCGTAGGTCGGGAAATTTGAAAGTGCATGAATATCAGGGTGTTTCAGAATAAGGGTTCGGACAAGAATGCTTTGATCTTTAACTGTTTCTCTAAGACATCTTGACTCTTTAAGAGTTGTAataagaattttatttatttcgggTTGGATTTCTTTAGGAGTCCAAAATGCATATTGTTCTCGAATTTTTGATTTTGGTCTGCTTTAGATCGCAGTTTTTAGTGTGCCGCCGAGTGTGTGTCACTTTTTATGCGAAAGCTTTTAATTTTGGCcttgccacttcttgtggttTTTTAATATGctaattattcattaaaaaagtAATGGTGTTAGAAGAATGGATTGTTTGTGCTGTTTTATGAATATTAAGTGCACCAGCTTGATCCATGAGCCAAATATGGAGAGCATTTTTAACCTTTTCTCCTTAAGTAAAATCCAAAGTGAAAATATTTCTGACATAATGAATATCCAATAATTTCTAATGTGGACATGAAATTTCTAtgatgaatattattattacataatataattttaacctcCATTTTCTTTTCAAACAGCTAGACCTTtcataccaaaaaaaataaaatcgacCCACATccttcttttattaattaaatcaacCACATTcctatttaaaaagaaaaaaggtcgaaaatttaaaaaagaaaaagacacGTCAGCAGGCAGAATTCAACGTGATGACGTGATATTCAATATAAGATGACGTAATATATTAAATTGCTTTTTCTCTATAAATACACTCTATTTCTCATCTTTTTATTAAACCCCACACCACACTACACCTTCTTCactcttaaaaattaaattctctaATTAGTTCTCATTCTTTTTAATCAATGGAGTGCAGTGAAGGACCTACTGCTGCTATTTCTTTCAATTCATCTTCTCCGCCTCCGAATTCTAATTCTCCTTCACCTTCTTCATCTCCGCCTCCAGCTCCGGCGCCGGTGCCGGTGGTGATTAGTCCTTGTGCTGCTTGTAAAATTTTACGGCGGAGATGCGCCGATAAATGTGTTTTGGCGCCTTATTTTCCCCCTACTGAACCGGCGAAATTCACCATTGCTCATCGCGTGTTTGGCGCTAGCAATATCATTAAGTTCTTGCAGGTATAGTATTTCTGTATATACATCTATGATCTTCGTTTATcaatttgtatttaattaatttttcttcttttttatcgaataaatttaaaatttctagAGCTGATATGTATAGCTTTCAAACTATGGAGTCTCTCTAAAATAGTGATTCATTATGAATGCAGCCATCAAATCAGAATTTTTCATTAAGAATACTTATTAATCCTCGAATCTCACATTTGAGCATTtccttgttttgtttaaaaagtatttttaaattttaatattttcatcaaatataccatgatatttaatttttttcagtttgatccatcatttttttctattttttatcaaatatatttgaCTGTTTTGAGCTGATAAGGCACAATGTTGTGCATTTATATGTACATAATTTATCGTATGTGGCGTACAATTTCACGCCAAATCAACTCCAAATGAGTCGTGAGTATTTggtaaaagtttaaaagatgATAGATCAAActtgtaaaatttaaagatttgtTGTGTAAAAAACGTTAAAATTTGGATAGGTAAATTCATTttgccatttttatttttatttttaaaaacactaTCCAAATgccttatttgaaaatttgcACTCCTTCGCCTCATATTTtagtttttgacatttttgatCCAACGATAGTTTTTCTTCACTGAATGATGCCGTTTTTGACAGTTCTTAATAATGAAattacacacatatatatattcgGCTGTTAACTTTTAAATATAGTACTGAACCATTGGAAAGGTAAAAAAATGGatcctataaataatatttctatTAGGGCATATGTTTAGGAGATTTTTTTTGCatccaattaaattttaaatcagaGATCTCGAATTTGGGTCGTGGCGTAGTCAAAATAATCAGATCAATGTTCAAAAACAGAATTTTAAAGACTATAGGTTGTTCAAAAAGGCTGAAAATACAGGTCTGGTGCATATGCCGTGGATGGCAGGGGGAATTGAAAGAAAATCATGGcgaaaattaaatgtttaaagGGGCTAGCTTCTTTATACATACATAAATCACTTTCAGATTGTTAAAGTCTATATCTAAATTTTAGAGGAGAGCCAAAAATGTACAAGATTTCCTAAGAGCCTCAAAGTTtgaaagtaaaaaagaaaaaagaaaattacatacaaagttatatatataaattttctttagtttgaaataaaatatattagttACATTGACTTCTATTTGCTTCCATGTTGAAATATTTGTCACCCAAAtgtcattttctttttattatttctctCATGGAAATATCATTTACATTGAGTGGGGTGTAGGGGTTTCCATTCTGTTAGAATTATCAGGtcgaattaaattaaaattctaattttttaaaattgaaccaaacttATCGGTCTAGTTCCATTATTTAGTTttagtttagtttgattttcGCCACTCTTAGTGGGagtctatatatataatagGCTAAATTCATATTCGAGCCCCTATATTAAACCATTTTTAATTAACTAGTCCCTGAAAATATTCACTTTTTTTGGCATCATTTTTTCGTTTATCATTTCATGTCCCCCCTTTCTTTAGTGAATAATTATTGGGTACAatcgttgcgccatgtcattcgtgcaacaaaccaatcatgcgctagccatgtggaaaaattaatgataaaaaaaataagtgataattaaaagattccctatcgcaaactctcattggcttgttgtaaaaatgacgtggcgcaacggttgtgtgggataaacactcttctTTAGTTATgcttttctcttctcttcttttatcttttcttttattttccgGTTCTACCACTAACACGTACTGTgattaatgaataaaaaataacaactccatgattttttttaaagtaaataaaactTTTAGCGTTACATATAATATATACGAAGGGGTAGGAATGttgtaatattattttaatcaatttcattgctgaaattttataaaaacttgGTCAATAATTGAGGATTATGCATTTTATTACAGGAACTGCCAGAATCTCAAAGAGCAGACGCAGTGAGCAGCATGGTTTACGAAGCAAGTGCAAGAATTAGAGACCCGGTTTACGGGTGTGCTGGTGCAATTTGCCATCTCCAAAAGCAAGTTAATGAGCTTCAAGCACAATTAGCTAAATCACACGCTGAAGTTGTTAATTTGCAATTGCAACATGCTAATCTCATTTCCTTAATTTACATGGAAATGTCTCAATCTCCTCATCAACGATCATCTGAACAATCATCCGAACAATCCGTCGACAATTTCATTAGCACACCGCAAAGCTACCAAAGTAACCCTAATTGCTTTATTGATGAAAACAATTTGGGATCGATGTGGGAGCCTCTTTGGACATAGTTAATTGATGATAATTAATCATGTTATTAGTTACTtttataattaactaaaaataattagcagtgttttaaaaagattaatgtACCAATGAAGTTCTCCTAACTCAAAAAGGTAAAAACATGAGAAGGAGATATCTAAGGTCaatattatttcattttaataaattttgatttttaacttGATTTATATAGAAGCATAGAGTATTTAGTAGCgtgtttttgaatttaattgtgagatgaaattaaaatatttaagctCTAGGATCTGATCTCTTTGTAAAAGCTAAGGGAAAGtgttcttattttttatttgctttAAGTTTCTATTCCATACTTAGGAGAAAAAAGATGCCTTTATTTTCAAGTCTATTTTGTACTGAATTAATATATTTAGTTTGAGGTTATAAtaagttttttataattttactttgattcaattttaatggcaacaaaaattaattttaatttagatacAACTACgagaaaaaaattgaacttgttcggtttaaaatatttaaaatttaattccatttgattaaataaaaattctgattcgatttaaaccgaacaaaAATCATAATCATTAGCTAATACTAATTAATGTTTCAAAGCAATGCCTTGTCAAACTATCTTTTGACCATCTATTCTTTAAAATGGTGACATGAGGGTACTTATAGTTTTTCACTCTAATGATATGTGAAATGACATAAATCCACCGATCAAATAGTTTGATCTATACATAATACATTAAGGGATAATTCCCTACTTTTTCATTCACACGGAGTTTTCTAGTCATTAAATGAATGGTCAAAATATTACACTATAGCACTTGCAAACATAATGATAGAGTTTAGATTGCACAGAAATGGAAATAATTTACAAAAGGAGCATTTAAGTCAAATTTAAGATGCACAAATGTTAATTGAATTAAGTTCTTATGTTATAGCATAGAGTAGATATATATGAAGAGAACACCAATTTGAGACTTTAGCAAAACTTGCTTTCCATCAAGCAAGGAAAATTAATACTACTTTAAGTACTAAAACTTAAACTTGATCATTATATTTGATATAAATATCAATATATTTCATAATTTGTGGTCCATGGTCGATTAGTTTGAGAAATTATTATATAGActtagtctaccacgtcatctgtaAAATAAGCCAATCACATTATAATACGTATTCAGAGGACCGCATTTATGGCTGGCCATAAGCCGCTGCGGcgttctacatgaatattagaGGCTACGTTTGGCTCTGACGGAGGGACGTCGGCTGCGGCTGTGGTGGAGCAATCATGAAAGAACTAGGGTGAGATGAAAGTGATAacgaaactaaaaaaaatttgttGAAAGGCTTGTGTTAAGATGAGAGAGATAAAAGAAAGTGAGAAGAAAATAAGGGATTAAGGTTTGGTTGGTGGAGAAAAGAGAAGAAATACAGTTTTTAGGGGAAACTATAAAATAAACCCCAACCTATTACGAATTGGACAACTTAAATCCTATCGTATATTTTTATACAAGTCGGACCTTAAGCTTTCAAAACTTTCCACATTAAACCCTCAATCACTCTGCCTCatctaaaataaacaaaattgatGATGTGGCTAGAGTGTGAAGATATCTTCCGATATGGCATGAAACATGCCAAGCCAGTGGGTCCCACATCTTTGACTGTACAAAACACTTACCATTTACTCCTAAAACAATCGATCTTTTCTCTTCTCCACTACAACCCCAAAATCTATCTTCCACTACTAGAAAATCCGTTGTTAGAGACGGATTATTCTATCACTAACA
This region of Mercurialis annua linkage group LG1-X, ddMerAnnu1.2, whole genome shotgun sequence genomic DNA includes:
- the LOC126679420 gene encoding LOB domain-containing protein 1-like, coding for MECSEGPTAAISFNSSSPPPNSNSPSPSSSPPPAPAPVPVVISPCAACKILRRRCADKCVLAPYFPPTEPAKFTIAHRVFGASNIIKFLQELPESQRADAVSSMVYEASARIRDPVYGCAGAICHLQKQVNELQAQLAKSHAEVVNLQLQHANLISLIYMEMSQSPHQRSSEQSSEQSVDNFISTPQSYQSNPNCFIDENNLGSMWEPLWT